The Archocentrus centrarchus isolate MPI-CPG fArcCen1 chromosome 7, fArcCen1, whole genome shotgun sequence genome window below encodes:
- the adnpb gene encoding activity-dependent neuroprotector homeobox b, whose translation MFQLPVNNLGSLRKARKNVKKVLGDIGLEFCRDHLEDYKDFTPPEVYIKHTSWEDVCMWEPSHTKVQDYRSKPFCCSGCLFSSKYFSAYKSHFRNVHSEDFENNILLNCPYCTYNGNKKTLETHIKLFHMPNNAMRQGPGGMAGAGGIMMKDGLLKRSGDSVEQAVYYCKKCTYRDPLYNVVRKHIYREHFQQVAQPYIVKPGDKANAHNGGTESTNTNNVSSNQIHCKKCLFVPRTYEALVQHVIEDHERIGYQVTAMIGHTSVIVPRPKPIIIMPPKNQGDKTIIGMGPKGAVMASTRSPSTQQLSRVVMASKTGFNSQSLLSGMKHDAIGLKAGTTQPFSIGNQQVRVTLPGNAQVSVPQQSHAAKQLISGGSLRSPVMLGASSSLKSNPLGSRVQAAATTVASVTAKKGGSSVLGTSYTQKWKICTICNELFPENVYSSHFEKEHKAEKVPAVANYIMKIHNFTSKCLYCNRYLPSDTLLNHMLIHGLSCPHCRATFNDVEKMVAHMRLSHPDERVGPRTDSPLTFDLTLQQGNPKNVQLIVTTYNMRDAPEESVAFHAQNSTSVSSALSASLISGKRLMPQHPPKTPSGATDSVPAKVAPQASVPYKRDVGKTLCPLCFSILKGPISDSLAHHLRERHQVIQTVHPVEKKLTYKCIHCLGVYTSNMTASTITLHLVHCRGVGKSQNGQDSRAAHSSRVSQAQSSSLKRANFDSSEASAPKRRRPGPPGERAHPRDINGPSTFVENPDEPVVLALDPKGHENLSYESKKAFLMQYFTRAPYPTQREVEKLAASLWLWKSDISSHFVNTRRKCVQECETQGASVLLGFSMHELSKVSHDLAFGQGGMYEGRRGKRRTSRARMGMSEQALQRHKELVAANGGRAPLPKRKPTANMDDSKAKPSAPNSNSASKDQTKTINSTLPQKMPLDLSEPIAIDSDSDEEEQQVDNKEAEGEVHLHGNQQSTGAKERMEPRTGAKIVSDLDDMSDDDDDDDDDDDDDDDDDDDDDEGAHIENGFGPTEGSGRDSLPIIIPKFVPSSARSRRDAAQLGKQQV comes from the exons GACTATAAGGACTTTACTCCTCCGGAGGTGTATATAAAGCACACTAGCTGGGaggatgtgtgtatgtgggaaCCATCGCATACCAAAGTCCAG GACTACAGATCAAAACCTTTCTGCTGCTCTGGTTGCCTCTTCTCATCCAAGTACTTCTCTGCATACAAAAGCCATTTCCGCAATGTACACAGCGAGGACTTTGAGAACAACATTCTGCTCAACTGCCCCTACTGCACTTACAATGGTAACAAAAAGACTCTGGAAACGCACATTAAACTTTTCCACATGCCTAATAATGCCATGCGGCAGGGCCCTGGTGGTATGGCGGGAGCTGGTGGGATCATGATGAAGGATGGGTTGCTGAAGAGGAGCGGGGACAGTGTGGAACAGGCGGTGTACTACTGCAAGAAGTGCACCTACAGGGACCCTTTGTACAATGTAGTGCGGAAGCACATCTATCGGGAACACTTTCAGCAAGTGGCCCAGCCCTACATTGTGAAACCGGGAGACAAGGCGAATGCTCACAATGGTGGCACAGAGAGCACTAACACAAACAATGTTAGCAGCAACCAGATTCACTGCAAGAAGTGTCTGTTTGTTCCACGGACCTATGAGGCACTAGTTCAACATGTCATTGAGGACCACGAGAGGATTGGCTACCAGGTCACTGCAATGATTGGGCACACCAGCGTGATAGTTCCCCGTCCCAAACCCATCATCATTATGCCACCAAAAAACCAAGGAGACAAAACCATCATTGGGATGGGCCCTAAAGGAGCAGTTATGGCCTCTACCAGGTCTCCtagcacacagcagctgagtCGAGTTGTCATGGCATCAAAGACTGGCTTCAACTCCCAGAGTCTTCTGTCGGGAATGAAACACGATGCTATAGGATTAAAGGCTGGGACCACACAGCCATTCTCAATTGGCAACCAGCAAGTTAGAGTTACTTTGCCCGGTAATGCCCAGGTTTCTGTGCCACAGCAGTCACATGCAGCAAAGCAGCTTATTTCTGGTGGCAGCCTGCGGAGCCCAGTCATGCTCGGTGCTTCTTCCTCACTCAAATCTAACCCTCTGGGTTCACGTGTTCAAGCAGCAGCTACTACTGTAGCCTCTGTCACGGCTAAGAAAGGTGGCTCATCTGTCCTTGGCACATCCTACACCCAGAAGTGGAAAATCTGCACCATCTGCAATGAGCTCTTCCCAGAGAATGTTTATAGTTCTCATTTTGAGAAGGAGCACAAAGCGGAGAAGGTGCCTGCTGTGGCCAACTACATCATGAAAATCCACAATTTCACCAGCAAGTGTCTCTACTGTAACCGCTATCTCCCCAGTGACACGTTGTTAAACCACATGTTGATCCACGGTTTGTCTTGCCCACACTGCCGTGCAACCTTCAATGACGTTGAGAAGATGGTGGCCCACATGCGGCTGTCACACCCAGATGAGAGAGTTGGCCCACGCACTGACTctcctttgacctttgacctcactcTGCAGCAAGGCAATCCCAAAAATGTTCAGTTGATTGTGACTACATACAACATGAGAGACGCCCCTGAGGAGTCTGTGGCGTTTCACGCTCAAAACAGCACCTCTGTATCATCAGCCTTGTCTGCCTCTCTAATATCAGGTAAGAGGTTAATGCCTCAGCACCCACCCAAAACACCTTCAGGGGCCACTGACAGTGTACCAGCAAAGGTTGCTCCACAGGCGTCTGTACCTTATAAGAGGGATGTGGGCAAGACTTTATGTCCTCTTTGCTTCTCTATCCTTAAGGGCCCAATCTCAGACTCACTTGCCCACCATCTGAGAGAGAGGCATCAGGTTATACAGACAGTCCACCCAGTAGAAAAGAAACTGACTTACAAGTGTATTCACTGCTTGGGGGTTTATACAAGTAACATGACTGCCTCTACCATCACACTACATTTGGTGCACTGTCGAGGTGTTGGTAAATCCCAGAATGGGCAGGACAGCCGGGCAGCTCATTCTTCTCGAGTCAGTCAAGCCCAGAGCAGTTCCCTCAAACGGGCTAACTTTGACAGCTCTGAGGCTAGTGCACCAAAACGAAGGAGGCCAGGACCCCCTGGCGAAAGGGCCCACCCCAGGGATATCAATGGTCCATCTACATTTGTAGAAAATCCTGATGAACCTGTAGTCCTGGCACTTGACCCCAAAGGACACGAAAACCTGTCATACGAGTCCAAGAAGGCATTTCTAATGCAGTATTTCACTCGAGCGCCGTATCCTACACAGAGGGAAGTGGAGAAGCTAGCAGCCAGTCTGTGGCTGTGGAAGTCCGACATTTCCAGCCACTTTGTCAACACAAGGAGGAAATGCGTACAGGAATGTGAAACCCAGGGCGCCAGTGTGTTGCTTGGATTCAGTATGCATGAGCTTAGCAAAGTGAGCCATGACCTGGCGTTTGGTCAGGGTGGCATGTATGAAGGCAGACGTGGCAAACGGCGGACATCTAGGGCACGTATGGGGATGTCGGAGCAGGCTCTCCAGAGACACAAGGAGCTTGTAGCTGCTAATGGTGGCAGGGCTCCACTACCAAAAAGAAAGCCAACTGCAAATATGGACGATAGTAAAGCAAAGCCATCTGCCCCCAATTCCAACAGTGCCAGCAAAGACCAAACCAAGACAATCAACAGCACCTTACCACAGAAAATGCCTCTAGACCTCTCCGAACCTATAGCTATTGACTCTGACAGTGATGAGGAAGAGCAGCAGGTGGATAACAAGGAAGCAGAGGGAGAGGTACATCTCCATGGTAACCAGCAGTCTACTGGAGCTAAGGAGAGAATGGAGCCAAGGACAGGGGCCAAGATTGTTTCAGATCTAGATGATATGTCagacgacgatgatgatgatgatgatgatgatgatgacgatgacgatgatgatgatgacgatgatgaagGGGCACACATTGAGAATGGCTTTGGCCCCACAGAGGGCTCAGGAAGAGACAGTCTACCTATCATCATTCCCAAGTTTGTCCCATCATCAGCAAGAAGCAGGAGAGACGCAGCCCAGCTGGGCAAGCAGCAGGTGTGA